A segment of the Streptomyces sp. Tu 2975 genome:
CGGCACGTGCTCCAGGTACCAGGAGAAGTCCTCGCCGCCGAGACTCTGTTCGGTGTCCTCGATCGCATACGAACCGCGCCGCGCCGTCTGCGCGTCGCGCAGCAGCTCCGTGACGACCGGATCGTTGACGACGGGCGGCACACCGCGCACGTAGTCGATCTGGGACTTGGCCCGGTGCAGCGTCGCGATCTCGTCGATCGCCGCATGCACCAGGTCGGGGGCCTCTCGCCAGCCTTCGAGGTCGAGGCAGCGCACGGTCCCGGAGAGTTCGGCGTGCTGCGGGATGACGTTGCAGGCGTGGCCGGACTCGATGCGTCCCCATGTGACGGCGAGCCCGGACCGGGCGTCGACGCGGCGGGCGAGCAGCGCGGGGACCTCCGTGACGATCTTCGCCGCCGCTGTGACCAGGTCGGTGGTCAGGTGCGGGCGGGCGGTGTGGCCGCCGGGGCCGTCGAGGGTCACCTCGAGGCGGTCACAGGCGGAGGTGATGGGTCCGGGCCGGAGTCCGATGACGCCGGCGTCGACCTTGGGGTCGCAGTGAACCGCGATGATCTTGTTGACGCCTTCGAGCACGCCGGATTCGATCGCGTCGGCCGCTCCCCCGGGCAGCACTTCCTCCGCGGGCTGAAAGATCAGCCGGACGGGCTGCGGCAGCAGTCCCTGCCGGTCGAGCTCGGCGAGCACGAGCCCCGCTCCGAGCGCGACGGTGGTGTGCACGTCGTGACCGCAGGCGTGGGCGCGGTCGGGCACGGTGGAACGGTAGGGGACGCCGGCCTTGGTGTCGGGGATGGGCAGTGCGTCGATGTCGGCGCGGATGGCGAAGAAGGGCCGTACGGCGCCCGGAGCCGGGGTACCGATGTCGCAGATCAGGCCGGTGCCGGCGGCGAGGACCCGGGGCTCGAGCCCGGCCTGCTCGAGGCGCGCCTTGATCATGGCGGTGGTACGGAACTCCTGGTTGCCGAGCTCCGGATGCATGTGCAAGTCGCGCCGGAACTCGATCAGTTCGGCACGCAGCGACTCGGACAGCGTGCCGTGCAGTGCGACTGCGCCGGGCCGTTCGACTTCTTCGGACTCGCGGGACATCAACTGGTTCACCCAGTGAAGGGTATGCCCCTTCACGCCTCAACTGCCGTGCGATCAACAAAACATCAGCCACACAGGGGACAGAATTCCGGGCTCACGGCGGTTCACCGCTCGCGGCAGTGGGTAAACTCACGCGGCTCGCTCTTGAGTCGATCTTTCCTTTCCGGACCGTGCCCGTCCGCTCACTGCCGCTTCTTCCCGGCTCTTCAAGCCGGCGCCGGCAGCCGCTGCACATCGCGGGCCGTGCCGGTGACGCCCGCCAGGAAGCCCTGCGCGCGCGGTGAGGCGTTCTCCCTGAGCCATTCGGGTGCGATGTCGCAGACCGCCACCTTGATTCCCGTGCCCGCCAGGGCCAGGGGCAGGGTGTGGACCACGGTGGAGGGAAAACTGAGCACGGTTGCTCCGATCGGGCCGCGCCGGGCGATCAGCTCCAGGGGGAGTTCCGGGCGTACCACCTCCAGGCCCGTCTCGACCGCGAGCCGGTGCAGTTTGTCCGCGCTCTCCCTGCGGTGCGCGAAGTAGCGGGTCGCGCCGTGCGTGCGGGCTAGGGCGGAGACCGCCTCCAGGTACTGCCCGAGGTCGACGACGCCGGTCTCCACCAGGGAGGTGCCGACCATGTCCGCGCCACGGGTGATCCTCGGAGGGCCGAATCGCGCGCGGGTCCATGCGAAGTCGTTGCGCGTGACCGTGATCCCCGGCGGCGGCTCCACGGGCATCGAGGTGAACACCTCGACCGAGCGGGTCCTCGACGGGGCGAGACGGCGCCGGGCCAGGAAGGTGACCGGTGCGAGCACCAGCTCGCGCGGCCCGCGGCGGCTGCCGCGCCGGTGCCAGCGCACCAGTTGCTCCCCGCGGGAGACCTGGGCGACGAACTCCATGGTCGCGGTGCCGTCGTCCACGACGGTGACGTCCTTCCTGCCGACCAGGGTCAGCAGGAGCTGTACGTAGCGGGAGAACGGGTCACCTATGACGATCCGCTCCGCGCGGCGCAGTATCGGGCCGAGCTCGCGCACGGTGCGCAGCGGGGCGCCCGTACCGCCGCGCGCCTCCTGCCAGCGGACGGTGAAACCAGCGTCACGGGCCAGCTCCGCCATCCGGCGGAGCTGGCCGCGGGACATGGGGTCCGTGGGCGAGAGCACGACCACGGTGAGATCGCCGGGGCCGGGCACGGCCAGCGTGGCGTGGGCCCACTCCAGGACGTTCAGGAGCTGGACCGGACTCTCGACGAAGGCGAGATTCACTGGTTGTCACCTCGTGATTCCGGGCCGGCCTTCAGCCGGGTCCGTGGCTGACCACCCCGCAGGGCGCTGGTGGATTGCTGCCCGCGGCCGGTGGCCACGGCGACGGAGTCGACGTTCCTGACGGATCCGGCCCGGACCGGCCCTGCCGTCACGGCACCCGCCGACGGGGATCCCGCCGAAACGGATCCGGCCCGACACGGCTTCGCCAGGACGGATCCGGCCCGGACCGGCGCTGCCTTCCCCGAACCGGCCGAAGCGGAACCTGCTGATACGGATCCGCCCGGCACCGGCCCCGCCGGCGCCCCTCCGCCCGAAGCGGGTCCGGGTGCGGCCGGGGGCACCGGCCGGCGGACCACCGGGGCGGTGGGTCCGGGCGAAGCCCCTCCGCCCGAAGCGGGTCCGGGTGCGGCCGGGGGCACCGGCCGGCAGGCCGCCGGGGCGGCCGCACGGCGACGCTCGAAGCCGCCCGTGCCGCGCCCGGCGGCC
Coding sequences within it:
- a CDS encoding amidohydrolase; this encodes MSRESEEVERPGAVALHGTLSESLRAELIEFRRDLHMHPELGNQEFRTTAMIKARLEQAGLEPRVLAAGTGLICDIGTPAPGAVRPFFAIRADIDALPIPDTKAGVPYRSTVPDRAHACGHDVHTTVALGAGLVLAELDRQGLLPQPVRLIFQPAEEVLPGGAADAIESGVLEGVNKIIAVHCDPKVDAGVIGLRPGPITSACDRLEVTLDGPGGHTARPHLTTDLVTAAAKIVTEVPALLARRVDARSGLAVTWGRIESGHACNVIPQHAELSGTVRCLDLEGWREAPDLVHAAIDEIATLHRAKSQIDYVRGVPPVVNDPVVTELLRDAQTARRGSYAIEDTEQSLGGEDFSWYLEHVPGAMARLGVRVPGDTVRRDLHRGDFDVDESAIAVGVELFTAAALLDARIAL